One window of the Rufibacter radiotolerans genome contains the following:
- a CDS encoding aldose epimerase family protein codes for MRFLSRSVSALLVGALLLNGACAQSISGPKTSVKVAPGQTVRLPERANFQRTIDGKQTDLYVLKNKNNLQAAISNYGARLVGLWVPDKAGKLTDVVLGFGTLDDHTKGPDGFYGATVGRFGNRIAKGKFTLEGKEYTLDTNNGPNHLHGGANGFSRVVWDAKQPSQNTLELTYLSKDLDSGYPGNLLAKVTYTLTDANELKITYQATTDKTTVVNLTNHSYFNLNGEGSGTILNHQLQINADQYTPVDATAIPTGIEPVAGTPFDFRKALPIGANIAQQNQQLKFGKGYDHNYVLNRKTKSGLETAATMIGDKTGIVMEIITQEPGLQFYSGNFMKGNHALKSGARDEYRAGFCVEPQHFPDSPNQPTFPSTVLKPGQTYKTVSLYKFSVR; via the coding sequence ATGCGTTTCCTATCCAGATCTGTCTCTGCGCTTCTCGTTGGTGCCCTGCTCTTAAACGGCGCTTGTGCCCAGTCTATTTCCGGGCCGAAAACCAGCGTGAAAGTAGCTCCCGGCCAAACGGTGAGGTTGCCGGAACGGGCTAATTTCCAGCGGACCATTGATGGCAAGCAGACGGATCTGTACGTGCTCAAAAACAAGAATAACCTGCAGGCGGCCATCTCCAATTACGGGGCGCGGCTGGTAGGCTTGTGGGTACCAGATAAAGCCGGGAAACTGACCGACGTGGTACTGGGCTTCGGGACGCTGGATGACCACACCAAGGGCCCCGACGGATTTTACGGGGCCACTGTAGGCCGCTTCGGGAACCGCATCGCCAAGGGCAAGTTCACCCTGGAGGGCAAAGAATATACCCTGGATACTAACAATGGACCTAACCACCTGCATGGCGGCGCCAATGGCTTTTCAAGGGTGGTGTGGGACGCCAAACAGCCCAGCCAGAATACCCTGGAGCTCACCTATCTCTCTAAAGACCTGGACAGCGGGTACCCGGGCAACCTGTTGGCAAAAGTGACCTACACCCTCACCGATGCCAACGAACTGAAGATCACTTACCAGGCCACCACAGACAAAACCACCGTAGTGAACCTGACCAACCACAGCTATTTTAACCTGAACGGCGAAGGCAGCGGCACCATCTTAAACCACCAACTCCAGATCAACGCTGATCAATACACCCCCGTAGACGCCACCGCTATTCCTACGGGCATTGAACCGGTAGCCGGCACCCCCTTTGACTTTAGAAAAGCCCTGCCCATAGGCGCTAATATCGCGCAGCAGAACCAGCAACTGAAATTTGGCAAGGGCTATGACCATAACTACGTGCTGAACAGAAAAACCAAGTCCGGCCTGGAAACCGCGGCCACTATGATAGGTGATAAGACGGGCATAGTGATGGAGATCATAACCCAGGAGCCGGGCCTGCAGTTTTACAGCGGTAACTTCATGAAAGGGAATCACGCCCTTAAGTCTGGCGCCAGAGATGAATACCGCGCGGGTTTCTGCGTAGAGCCCCAGCATTTCCCAGATTCACCTAACCAACCTACTTTCCCCAGCACGGTCCTGAAACCCGGGCAGACCTATAAAACGGTGTCTCTGTACAAGTTCTCCGTGAGGTAA
- a CDS encoding NUDIX hydrolase: MMKYTGQSRFLVAVDCIIFGFDGENFKILLIQRGFAPEKQKWSLMGGFIQPEESLEVGAQRVLKQLTGLEGVYLEQINAFSEPSRDPVERTIAVPYFALIDIQKYQAQLSSDYHAEWFLLNERPQLIFDHEQMVEMAKMRLRYKAALHPILFELLPEKFTLPQLQTLYEKLYDTTFDKRNFSRKVLSTGLLVRQPDKDKENSRKGAFYFKLDKEKYYDNFQAFLKFIPNPEKFLL; this comes from the coding sequence ATGATGAAGTATACAGGGCAGTCAAGGTTTCTAGTAGCCGTTGACTGTATCATATTCGGGTTTGACGGGGAGAACTTCAAGATTCTGTTGATCCAGCGGGGGTTTGCCCCTGAGAAGCAGAAATGGAGTCTGATGGGTGGTTTCATCCAACCCGAAGAAAGCCTGGAGGTAGGCGCCCAGCGCGTGCTCAAGCAGCTCACCGGCCTGGAAGGCGTGTACCTGGAGCAGATCAACGCGTTCAGTGAGCCTAGCCGTGACCCCGTGGAGCGCACCATTGCCGTACCGTATTTCGCCCTCATTGACATCCAGAAATACCAGGCCCAACTGAGCTCAGACTACCACGCCGAGTGGTTTCTGCTGAATGAGCGGCCCCAACTCATCTTTGACCATGAGCAGATGGTAGAGATGGCCAAGATGCGCCTGCGCTACAAAGCCGCCCTGCACCCCATCCTGTTTGAGCTGCTGCCTGAGAAATTTACCCTGCCCCAGCTCCAGACGCTGTATGAGAAGCTGTATGACACCACCTTTGACAAGCGGAACTTTAGTCGTAAAGTGTTATCTACCGGGCTGTTGGTGCGCCAGCCAGACAAAGACAAGGAGAATTCAAGAAAGGGTGCGTTCTACTTCAAGCTGGACAAAGAGAAGTACTATGACAACTTCCAGGCATTCCTGAAATTCATTCCTAACCCGGAGAAGTTCCTGCTCTAA
- a CDS encoding ribulokinase: MAQDIFVIGVDYGSDSVRSVLVNARNGQEVAASVFHYPRWGKGLYCDAPANQFRQHPLDYIEGLEKTIKDCLQQAGGESVARQVKGISVDTTGSTPVAVDKTGTPLALLPGFEENPNAMFVLWKDHTGVEEAAEINAHATRFDINYLQYVGGIYSSEWFWAKLLHVLREDAKVREACYSWVEHCDWVPFLLTGGNDVSEMKRGICSAGHKSLFAAEFGGLPPNDFFASLDPVLDGFTSRLFSTAYPADQAAGTLSQEWAERLGLSTEVVIGVGAFDAHMGAVGGQIEPYHLSKVMGTSTCDMLVAPMDEVKDTLVSGICGQVPGSVIPGMMGMEAGQSAFGDTYAWFKRILLWPLQNLLEGSSVIDAATAEALVEEVSNKIIPELSKAADAIPLSENNEFAIDWFNGRRTPDANQVLKGAISGLGLGSDAPRVFRALVEATCFGAKKIVDRFNEQGVPVKGLIGLGGVARKSPFIMQMMADVMNMPIRIHKSEQTCAIGAAMFAATAAGIYPKVEDAMAAMGQGFDLEYCPNPAKAPIYAKRYIKYSELGGFLDSHSAPAKLEALADLPETGTKAQPGHTPQENQEQEELQDVPASANN; the protein is encoded by the coding sequence ATGGCACAAGATATATTTGTAATTGGCGTAGACTACGGGTCAGATTCCGTGCGCTCGGTGTTGGTAAACGCCCGCAACGGCCAGGAAGTGGCGGCCTCTGTCTTTCATTACCCGCGCTGGGGCAAAGGACTTTATTGTGACGCCCCAGCCAATCAGTTCCGGCAGCACCCTTTGGACTACATAGAGGGACTGGAAAAAACCATCAAAGACTGTCTGCAGCAGGCCGGGGGGGAGTCCGTGGCCCGTCAGGTGAAAGGCATCTCCGTGGACACCACAGGCTCTACGCCAGTGGCCGTTGACAAGACCGGAACCCCGCTGGCCCTATTGCCGGGTTTTGAGGAAAACCCCAACGCCATGTTCGTGCTCTGGAAAGACCACACGGGCGTGGAAGAGGCCGCCGAGATTAACGCGCACGCCACCAGGTTCGATATCAACTATCTGCAATACGTGGGCGGTATCTACTCGTCTGAGTGGTTCTGGGCCAAATTGCTGCACGTGCTGCGCGAAGACGCAAAGGTGCGTGAGGCCTGTTATTCCTGGGTAGAGCACTGTGACTGGGTACCGTTTCTGCTGACGGGCGGAAACGACGTGTCTGAGATGAAACGAGGCATCTGCTCTGCGGGCCATAAATCGCTTTTCGCCGCCGAATTTGGCGGACTGCCGCCCAATGACTTCTTCGCTAGCTTAGACCCGGTGCTGGACGGTTTCACATCCCGCCTGTTCTCCACCGCCTATCCCGCCGACCAAGCCGCCGGCACCTTGAGCCAAGAATGGGCAGAGCGCCTGGGCCTGTCTACCGAGGTGGTGATAGGCGTAGGAGCCTTTGACGCGCATATGGGCGCCGTGGGCGGACAGATTGAGCCTTACCATTTGAGCAAGGTCATGGGCACTTCTACCTGTGATATGTTGGTAGCGCCTATGGACGAGGTGAAAGATACGCTGGTCAGCGGAATCTGCGGCCAGGTGCCGGGCTCCGTGATTCCGGGCATGATGGGCATGGAGGCCGGGCAATCCGCCTTCGGTGATACCTATGCCTGGTTCAAACGCATTTTGCTATGGCCGCTGCAGAACCTGCTGGAAGGTTCCAGCGTGATTGACGCTGCCACTGCCGAGGCGCTGGTAGAGGAGGTTTCTAACAAAATCATCCCGGAACTTAGCAAAGCCGCCGATGCCATTCCTTTGTCTGAGAACAACGAATTCGCCATTGACTGGTTCAACGGCCGCCGCACGCCAGATGCTAATCAGGTGCTGAAAGGCGCTATCTCGGGTTTGGGCTTGGGCAGTGACGCCCCGCGCGTGTTTAGAGCGCTGGTAGAGGCTACCTGCTTTGGCGCCAAGAAGATTGTAGACCGGTTCAATGAGCAGGGTGTACCCGTGAAAGGCCTCATTGGCCTGGGTGGCGTGGCCCGCAAGTCGCCGTTCATTATGCAAATGATGGCCGATGTGATGAACATGCCCATCCGGATCCATAAATCGGAGCAGACCTGCGCTATTGGGGCGGCCATGTTCGCGGCCACCGCGGCAGGGATCTACCCTAAAGTAGAAGACGCCATGGCGGCCATGGGCCAGGGTTTTGACCTGGAGTATTGCCCTAACCCAGCCAAAGCTCCTATTTACGCCAAACGCTACATAAAATACTCTGAGCTGGGAGGATTCCTGGACAGTCACAGCGCCCCCGCCAAACTAGAGGCGCTGGCAGATTTACCAGAGACCGGCACAAAGGCCCAACCCGGCCATACGCCCCAGGAAAACCAGGAACAGGAAGAGCTGCAGGATGTACCCGCCAGCGCTAACAACTAA
- a CDS encoding L-ribulose-5-phosphate 4-epimerase, with product MSLYQHIKEEAYHANMQLPKLGLVLFTFGNVSAVDRKLGVFAIKPSGVPYEDLTPEKMVIVDFDGNTVEGTLRPSSDTKTHAVLYKHWENIGGIVHTHSTYATAWAQALRDIPLYGTTHADHLTTDVPCAPPMDDAMIQGDYEYETGFQIMNYLQEKGMSYEEVEMVLVGNHAPFTWGKDAKKAVYNSAVVEEIARMALLTEQINPQVLRMKDSLIKKHFERKHGPDSYYGQ from the coding sequence ATGAGTTTGTACCAACATATCAAAGAGGAGGCTTACCATGCCAACATGCAGCTACCCAAGCTGGGGCTGGTGCTGTTCACCTTCGGGAACGTGAGCGCCGTGGACCGCAAGCTGGGCGTGTTCGCCATTAAGCCCAGCGGCGTGCCCTATGAAGACCTTACGCCGGAGAAAATGGTGATCGTGGACTTTGACGGAAATACCGTGGAAGGAACCTTACGGCCTTCATCCGATACCAAAACTCACGCTGTGCTCTACAAGCATTGGGAGAACATTGGCGGCATCGTGCACACGCATTCCACCTACGCCACCGCCTGGGCCCAGGCCCTGCGTGATATTCCCCTTTACGGCACCACCCACGCCGACCACCTCACCACCGACGTGCCCTGCGCCCCACCCATGGATGATGCCATGATCCAGGGTGATTATGAGTACGAGACGGGTTTCCAGATCATGAACTACCTGCAGGAAAAAGGCATGAGCTATGAAGAGGTAGAGATGGTGCTGGTAGGCAACCACGCCCCGTTCACCTGGGGCAAAGACGCCAAAAAAGCGGTATATAACAGTGCCGTGGTGGAAGAGATCGCCCGCATGGCGCTTCTCACAGAGCAGATCAATCCGCAGGTGCTCCGCATGAAAGACTCGCTCATCAAGAAACACTTTGAGCGTAAGCACGGCCCAGATTCTTACTACGGACAATAA
- the araA gene encoding L-arabinose isomerase yields the protein MIDLKQYEVWFVTGSQHLYGEDTLRQVAEHSQKIAAGLNDAEQIPVNVVFKPVVKTTEEIFRICQDANVTENCVGIIAWMHTFSPAKMWIAGLKILRKPLLHLHTQFNRDIPWNSIDMDFMNLNQSAHGDREFGFMVSRMRMNRKVVVGHWEEEAVREQINGWSRAACGWQDWQGAKFARFGDNMRYVAVTEGDKVEAELKLGYSVNTYGIGDLVKVINEMSDASVDQLTQEYQERYAVMENLRKGGHQYQSLREAAKIELGLQAFLEDGNFKGFSDTFEDLHGMVQLPGIAAQRLMAKGYGFAGEGDWKTAALVRAMKVMGSGLKGGNAFMEDYTYHFDPANSLVLGSHMLEIDESIAKDRPSCEIHPLGIGGKADPVRLVFNVAGGPALNASLIDMGNRFRLLVNTVEAVEPEHDLPNLPVARVLWKPYPDMKTGCAAWILAGGAHHTCYSQNLTSENLQDFADMADIECVHIDEDTRLRQFQNELRWSEMYYQLKR from the coding sequence ATGATTGACCTGAAACAATACGAAGTCTGGTTTGTGACCGGCAGCCAGCACCTGTACGGCGAAGACACTCTGCGCCAGGTAGCCGAACATTCCCAGAAGATTGCCGCCGGCCTTAATGATGCTGAGCAGATACCGGTAAACGTGGTGTTCAAGCCCGTGGTGAAAACCACCGAGGAGATTTTCCGCATCTGCCAGGACGCCAACGTTACTGAAAACTGCGTGGGCATTATTGCCTGGATGCACACCTTCTCGCCGGCCAAAATGTGGATTGCCGGCCTCAAGATCCTGCGCAAGCCCCTGCTGCACCTGCACACCCAGTTTAACCGCGACATTCCCTGGAACTCCATAGACATGGATTTCATGAACCTGAACCAAAGCGCCCACGGCGATAGAGAATTCGGGTTTATGGTGTCCCGCATGCGCATGAACCGGAAGGTGGTGGTAGGCCACTGGGAGGAAGAAGCCGTGCGTGAGCAGATAAACGGCTGGAGCCGCGCCGCCTGCGGCTGGCAAGACTGGCAAGGCGCCAAGTTCGCCCGCTTCGGTGACAACATGCGCTACGTGGCCGTGACCGAAGGCGACAAAGTGGAGGCTGAGCTGAAACTGGGCTACTCCGTGAACACTTACGGCATAGGCGACCTGGTGAAGGTGATCAATGAGATGAGTGATGCCTCTGTAGACCAACTCACCCAGGAATACCAGGAGCGTTACGCCGTAATGGAGAATCTGCGCAAAGGCGGCCACCAGTACCAATCGCTGCGTGAGGCGGCCAAGATAGAACTGGGCCTGCAGGCATTCCTGGAAGACGGCAATTTCAAGGGCTTCTCAGACACGTTTGAAGACCTGCACGGCATGGTGCAGTTGCCCGGTATTGCGGCGCAGCGGCTCATGGCCAAAGGCTACGGCTTCGCGGGCGAGGGCGACTGGAAAACCGCCGCCCTGGTGCGCGCCATGAAAGTGATGGGCAGCGGCCTGAAAGGCGGCAACGCCTTCATGGAAGACTACACCTACCACTTTGACCCGGCCAACTCGCTGGTGCTGGGCTCGCACATGCTGGAGATTGACGAGTCCATCGCCAAGGACAGGCCGTCCTGTGAGATTCACCCGCTGGGCATTGGCGGCAAAGCCGATCCGGTGCGCCTGGTATTCAACGTAGCCGGCGGTCCGGCCCTAAACGCCTCGCTCATTGACATGGGCAACCGCTTCAGGTTACTGGTAAACACCGTAGAGGCCGTAGAACCCGAGCATGACCTGCCCAACCTGCCCGTAGCCCGCGTGCTCTGGAAACCGTATCCCGACATGAAAACCGGCTGCGCGGCCTGGATTCTGGCCGGAGGTGCCCACCACACCTGCTACAGCCAGAACCTCACCTCTGAGAACCTCCAAGACTTCGCAGACATGGCTGACATTGAGTGCGTGCACATTGATGAAGACACCCGTTTGCGCCAGTTCCAGAACGAACTACGCTGGAGCGAGATGTACTACCAGCTAAAACGCTAA
- a CDS encoding 3'-5' exonuclease — MKEYLLFIDIESSGLPKQWDVPYSQEGNWPYTVQVAWVVYSKDQQEVKRENHFIRPLDFEISAESLEIHSLTHEFLHDNGKTRKEVLLLLQEDLQRYQPLVVGHFMEFDYHVLNADYYRAGLPSPFDGLDTFCTMLASSELMRLPRKRYLRLGELYGYLFHKTLEDQHDAVVDADATAACFFELRKRQIITEATIAQQRLHTYSTQPAAPARSTFKLPGWLLGALGLLLLVLLLFYWL; from the coding sequence GTGAAAGAGTATCTGCTGTTCATAGACATAGAATCCTCGGGCCTGCCCAAGCAATGGGACGTGCCCTATTCCCAGGAAGGCAACTGGCCGTACACGGTGCAGGTGGCCTGGGTTGTCTATTCCAAAGACCAGCAGGAGGTAAAGCGAGAGAACCATTTCATCAGGCCCCTGGATTTTGAGATAAGCGCCGAGTCCTTGGAAATCCATTCGCTCACGCATGAGTTCCTGCACGACAACGGCAAAACCCGGAAAGAGGTGCTGCTACTGTTGCAGGAAGATCTGCAGCGGTATCAACCCTTGGTGGTGGGCCATTTCATGGAGTTTGATTACCATGTGCTCAACGCCGATTATTACCGCGCCGGCCTGCCCAGCCCGTTTGACGGCCTGGACACCTTCTGCACCATGCTGGCGTCTTCAGAGCTGATGCGGCTACCGCGTAAACGCTACCTGAGGCTAGGGGAGTTGTACGGCTATCTTTTTCATAAAACCCTGGAAGACCAGCATGACGCTGTAGTAGACGCAGATGCCACCGCCGCCTGCTTTTTTGAGCTGCGCAAACGGCAGATCATCACCGAGGCCACCATTGCCCAGCAGCGGCTGCATACGTACTCCACCCAACCGGCGGCGCCTGCCCGTTCTACTTTCAAATTACCGGGTTGGCTATTGGGGGCGCTGGGCCTTTTGTTACTTGTCTTACTTCTTTTTTACTGGCTATGA
- a CDS encoding DUF294 nucleotidyltransferase-like domain-containing protein gives MNERLKFLKSVKPFHLLGDDVLLGVLDLLEEVTYPKDTLIYHQEATKLRGVDLIVTGEYESFFYDSAQNKRVLEYHGAGYCYGGISMLLNRKKSLRTVIAKKGTVVYHLPKKDFRALAKSSEGFLHHFTQEFGIRMLNEEFAHFVKRPTSFDENYIATDQFYSRRIESIEYRDIVTCASTAPIYQAARIMAQHKTSCLFVKNEVGQIAGYITDITLRDNVVAAQEDVRGQAREIMDNPIVSIRKDAYIYEAILLMFRTKTRYLLIEENGQYVGMISRSKLLSDQAQSPFVFIQSVKLARSVNELKARWERVPEIVMQLLLRGAKSEIINQVITTVADTIAQKVIEEVIAIIGPPPAKFVFMVLGSEGRKEQTLKTDQDNAIIYEDKANEQRELVRAYFLKLSDMVSERLDTIGFSYCTGGYMAKNPKWTHSLSHWKRNYEGWMQELVPETAIQFSTFFDCRYLYGDFAIMQELVGFLDQKLQEPMPRLFYYMAKNALQYEPPLTFFNNIKTFTVGTQKVFDLKKAMTPIVDMVRVYALQNRIFKTNTGERIQALRDAGVFTEVQSQELLQSYYYLMGLRLRKQASQIMNDKAQPDNYLDLNSLTKIEQVTLKEIFRTINDFQLGIKVQFTNNLFG, from the coding sequence ATGAACGAGCGTCTCAAATTTCTGAAGAGCGTAAAGCCTTTCCACCTGCTGGGCGATGACGTATTGTTGGGTGTGCTAGACCTGCTGGAGGAAGTAACCTATCCCAAAGACACGCTCATTTATCATCAGGAAGCCACCAAGCTGAGGGGCGTAGACCTGATTGTGACCGGCGAATATGAGTCGTTTTTCTATGACAGCGCGCAAAACAAGCGGGTGCTGGAGTACCACGGGGCAGGCTATTGCTACGGCGGCATCTCCATGCTGCTCAACCGCAAGAAATCGCTGCGCACGGTCATCGCCAAGAAAGGCACGGTGGTGTACCATTTGCCCAAGAAGGATTTCAGGGCGCTGGCCAAGTCCAGTGAAGGGTTTCTGCACCATTTCACGCAGGAGTTTGGGATACGAATGCTCAATGAGGAGTTCGCGCATTTTGTGAAACGCCCCACCTCCTTTGACGAAAACTACATTGCCACCGACCAGTTCTATTCCCGGCGCATTGAAAGCATAGAGTACCGGGATATTGTGACCTGCGCCAGCACCGCGCCCATTTACCAGGCGGCCCGCATCATGGCGCAGCACAAGACCAGCTGCCTTTTTGTGAAGAACGAGGTTGGGCAGATTGCGGGCTATATCACAGACATCACGCTCCGCGATAACGTGGTGGCCGCCCAGGAAGACGTGCGCGGACAGGCCCGCGAAATCATGGACAACCCCATTGTCTCCATCAGGAAAGACGCCTATATCTATGAGGCCATCCTTTTGATGTTCCGGACCAAGACCCGCTACCTGCTCATTGAGGAAAACGGACAGTACGTGGGCATGATCAGCCGGAGTAAACTCTTGAGTGACCAGGCCCAGTCGCCGTTCGTGTTCATCCAGTCGGTGAAATTGGCGCGGTCTGTCAATGAATTGAAGGCCCGGTGGGAGCGGGTACCTGAAATTGTGATGCAATTGCTCTTGCGCGGCGCCAAATCTGAGATCATCAACCAGGTGATCACCACCGTGGCCGATACCATTGCCCAGAAGGTGATAGAAGAGGTGATTGCCATCATTGGTCCGCCGCCGGCCAAGTTCGTGTTCATGGTGCTGGGCAGCGAGGGCCGCAAGGAGCAGACCCTCAAAACCGACCAGGACAACGCCATTATCTATGAAGACAAAGCCAACGAGCAGCGCGAACTGGTGCGGGCCTATTTTCTGAAACTGTCTGACATGGTGTCTGAACGGTTAGATACCATTGGCTTCAGTTACTGCACCGGCGGCTACATGGCCAAGAACCCCAAATGGACGCACTCGCTCTCGCACTGGAAACGCAACTATGAAGGCTGGATGCAGGAACTGGTTCCCGAGACGGCCATCCAATTCTCCACCTTCTTTGACTGCCGCTACCTCTACGGCGACTTCGCCATCATGCAGGAGTTGGTGGGTTTTCTGGACCAGAAGCTGCAGGAACCCATGCCGCGGCTATTCTACTACATGGCCAAAAACGCCCTGCAGTACGAGCCGCCCCTTACCTTTTTCAACAACATCAAAACATTCACGGTGGGCACCCAAAAGGTCTTCGACCTTAAGAAAGCCATGACCCCCATTGTAGATATGGTGCGGGTGTACGCCCTGCAGAACCGCATCTTCAAAACCAACACCGGCGAACGCATCCAGGCCTTGAGAGACGCCGGGGTCTTCACCGAGGTGCAGAGCCAGGAACTCCTGCAGTCTTACTACTACCTCATGGGCCTTCGGCTACGCAAACAGGCCAGCCAGATCATGAACGACAAGGCTCAGCCGGATAATTACCTGGACCTTAACAGCCTCACCAAGATTGAACAGGTCACGCTTAAGGAAATTTTCAGAACCATCAATGATTTCCAGCTAGGCATTAAGGTACAGTTCACCAATAACCTGTTCGGGTAA
- a CDS encoding HAD family hydrolase, whose amino-acid sequence MNTPAYQAFLFDMNGTMIDDMEFHTQAWHQILTQKLQASLTYDQVKKQMYGKNSEVLARLFGDDHFTPEQADKLSLEKEKIYQREYIDHLRLINGLDQFLTKAADHDIQMAIASAAIMFNIDFVVDNLDIRSYFNALVSADEVTKSKPHPETFLKAAEGLGVTPEKCLVFEDVPKGVEAAQNAGMDCLVITTMHSKEEFSGLSNIIGFIEDYTDPMLEQLFSGKGK is encoded by the coding sequence ATGAATACCCCCGCTTACCAAGCCTTTCTGTTTGACATGAACGGCACCATGATTGATGACATGGAATTCCACACCCAGGCCTGGCACCAGATACTCACCCAGAAACTGCAGGCCTCCCTCACCTATGACCAGGTAAAGAAGCAGATGTACGGCAAGAACTCTGAAGTATTGGCCCGCCTATTCGGCGATGACCATTTCACCCCGGAGCAGGCAGACAAGCTCTCTCTGGAGAAGGAGAAAATCTACCAGCGCGAATACATAGACCACCTGCGGCTCATCAATGGCCTGGACCAGTTCCTGACCAAAGCCGCCGACCATGACATCCAGATGGCCATCGCCTCGGCGGCCATCATGTTCAACATTGACTTTGTGGTAGATAACCTGGATATAAGGTCCTATTTCAATGCCCTGGTGTCTGCAGATGAGGTGACCAAAAGCAAACCGCACCCCGAGACCTTTCTGAAAGCCGCCGAAGGCTTGGGCGTTACCCCAGAGAAATGTCTGGTGTTTGAAGACGTGCCCAAAGGCGTGGAAGCCGCCCAAAACGCCGGCATGGACTGCCTGGTCATCACCACCATGCACAGCAAAGAGGAATTCTCGGGCTTGTCTAATATCATCGGGTTTATTGAGGATTACACAGACCCTATGCTGGAGCAATTGTTCTCTGGGAAGGGAAAGTAA
- a CDS encoding transketolase family protein: protein MKKYTYTESKDTRSGFGAGLLEAGRRNKDVVALCADLVGSLKMADFIKEFPERFVQVGIAEANMMGIAAGMTIGGKIPFTGTFANFATGRVYDQIRQSIAYSDKNVKICASHAGLTLGEDGATHQILEDIGMMKMLPGMTVINPCDYNQTKAATIAIAEHRGPVYLRFGRPVLPVFTDPEQEFEIGKAWMVNEGTDVSIFATGHLVWEAIKAGEKLAELGISAEIINIHTIKPLDEEAILKSVAKTGCVVSAEEHNRLGGLGDSIAQVLAKNTPLPMEYVAVNDSFGESGTPEQLMKKYGLDDAHIVSAVQKVLERKKALAK from the coding sequence ATGAAAAAATATACCTACACAGAATCAAAAGATACCCGCTCGGGCTTTGGCGCGGGCTTACTGGAGGCCGGCCGCCGTAACAAGGACGTAGTGGCGCTGTGCGCCGATTTAGTGGGCTCCCTTAAAATGGCCGACTTCATCAAGGAATTCCCGGAGCGCTTTGTGCAGGTGGGCATTGCCGAGGCCAACATGATGGGCATTGCCGCCGGCATGACCATTGGGGGCAAGATTCCGTTCACGGGCACCTTCGCTAATTTTGCCACGGGCCGCGTGTATGACCAGATCAGGCAGTCTATTGCCTACTCAGACAAAAACGTGAAGATCTGCGCCTCGCACGCCGGCCTTACGCTGGGCGAAGACGGCGCCACCCACCAGATTCTGGAAGACATTGGCATGATGAAAATGCTGCCCGGCATGACCGTCATTAACCCCTGTGACTACAACCAGACCAAAGCTGCCACCATTGCCATTGCCGAGCACCGGGGCCCGGTGTACCTGCGTTTCGGGCGGCCGGTGCTGCCGGTGTTCACAGACCCAGAGCAGGAGTTTGAGATAGGTAAGGCCTGGATGGTCAATGAAGGCACCGACGTGAGCATCTTCGCCACGGGCCATCTGGTCTGGGAAGCCATTAAAGCCGGTGAGAAACTGGCAGAGCTAGGCATCTCCGCGGAGATCATCAACATTCACACCATTAAGCCCCTGGACGAGGAAGCCATCCTGAAATCGGTGGCCAAGACGGGTTGCGTGGTTTCTGCCGAGGAACATAACCGCCTGGGCGGCCTGGGCGACAGCATTGCGCAGGTGCTGGCCAAGAATACGCCGTTGCCCATGGAATACGTGGCCGTGAACGACTCCTTCGGGGAGAGCGGCACGCCGGAGCAACTCATGAAAAAGTACGGTCTGGATGATGCGCACATTGTATCTGCCGTGCAGAAAGTGTTGGAGCGTAAGAAAGCCCTGGCTAAATAA